One part of the Vicia villosa cultivar HV-30 ecotype Madison, WI linkage group LG6, Vvil1.0, whole genome shotgun sequence genome encodes these proteins:
- the LOC131614504 gene encoding uncharacterized protein LOC131614504, with protein sequence MLKRIVKLFKWLIREFPKVRMSRLQVLTTKYENLKMLEDENIYEYNVRLCDIVNNSFALGEKCQKRRTDMKTRSAARIDNNDHSEDFETTEEEDLNDRTGSVSTEEEEDEIADMRNKKSKKTSSRILHRCFPKKLTELVLLLNEGKKDPSKKEDCIKKEKYIKECGFGGLLKPNITIIPGVFVSWILNNFDKDRGMVVNENARITVGEEDVKRVYDLPRVKKIIDLEKVDKSNKEKLNKFKEQLGYIGETYDSMINIHTNVLYERLMKFEITKNKAWAKGFILLAIETILCPTTSYLVHFLDMVQTTKKKKIVEKPPSCSKWEDDIVSLELKKIKEKGGFNKVIVLNKKDCDVPESSRAEKDMEDEVMHDKIAETAKHSREKVIQRKGKKRKTHNVDDEMMEAHLASHDYALEEYSVLQFESTCLICGYTCLV encoded by the exons ATGTTAAAGAGGATTGTGAAACTCTTTAAGTGGCTTATAAGGGAATTTCCCAAAGTTCGGATGTCAAGGCTTCAAGTCCTCACCACCAAATATGAGAACTTGAAGATGCTTGAGGATGAAAATATTTATGAGTACAATGTTCGTCTTTGTGACATTGTCAATAATTCTTTTGCTCTCGGTGAAAAATGTCAAAAGAGAA GAACAGATATGAAAACAAGATCTGCGGCAAGAATTGACAACAATGACCATTCAGAAGATTTTGAGACAACAGAAGAGGAAGACTTAAATGATCGTACTGGTTCAGTTAgcacagaagaggaagaggatgaAATTGCTGATATGAGAAATAAGAAAAGCAAAAAAACTTCATCAAGGATATTGCATAGGTGTTTTCCTAAGAAGCTGACAGAATTAGTTTTGTTGTTGAACGAGGGAAAGAAAGATCCTAGTAAGAAAGAAGACTGTATTAAGAAAGAGAAGTATATTAAGGAATGTGGATTTGGCGGATTGTTGAAACCAAACATCACCATTATCCCGGGGGTATTTGTAAGCTGGATTTTAAATAACTTTGACAAAGATAGGGGAATGGTTGTCAATGAAAATGCAAGAATtactgttggagaagaagatgtgAAGAGGGTATATGATTTGCCAAGAGTTAAGAAGATAATTGATTTGGAAAAGGTTGACAAATCAAATAAAGAAAAGTTGAATAAATTTAAGGAGCAGCTCGGGTACATAGGGGAGACTTATGATAGTATGATCAACATACATACCAATGTTTTGTATGAAAGGTTGATGAAGTTTGAAATCACAAAGAACAAAGCTTGGGCAAAAGGTTTTATATTATTGGCTATCGAAACCATTCTTTGCCCTACTACTTCATATTTG GTACATTTTTTAGATATGGTGCAAACAACCAAAAAGAAGAAAATAGTTGAAAAACCACCAAGTTGTAGTAAATGGGAGGATGACATTGTGAGCTTGGAGTTGAAGAAAATAAAGGAGAAGGGAGGTTTCAACAAGGTGATCGTTCTTAATAAAAAAGATTGTGATGTTCCAGAAAGTAGTAGAGCAGAAAAAGACATGGAGGATGAAGTGATGCATGACAAAATTGCTGAGACTGCAAAACATAGTAGAGAGAAAGTGAtccaaagaaaagggaaaaagcgaAAGACACATAATGTGGATGATGAAATGATGGAGGCTCATTTGGCTTCACATGACTACGCATTAGAAGAG TATTCAGTATTACAGTTTGAGAGTACATGTTTAATATGTGGCTATACATGCTTAGTTTGA